A stretch of Aureispira sp. CCB-E DNA encodes these proteins:
- a CDS encoding OmpA family protein yields MKNYQQLLLSGLLLLIGNILCAQISNDTLDINGHADCTTRLSIETRKTIGPTTSPNGHGEVLEFSRNDSKSLHFMERENHTVWYEFETKTGGHLTFEIEPLDSLNDYDFALYKYTDDNFCANVRNKTILPIRTNFSRNKPAIGSRTGLDMESEEMLVTSGINAAYAQSVVVKPKEKYVLLVNNVYGNGKGHWLHFDYSINMELTGQVVQVDGAGSLDANITLTNTKTGLVIAETTADSMTGAYQLMFDLPKSQMNDLLHLEVSKEGYFFYDTLMTAFKIKTKMRNIQLKTPIRRLKKGTKFVVSNILFYGGSPKPLPKSMPTLKALYKMMQRNKKLKIKIEGHTNGCLDGEVFSQELSDARAATVATFLIDYKINPKRLDSVGYGCKRMLHDIHGKFAYLNRRVEIEIVSF; encoded by the coding sequence ATGAAAAATTATCAGCAATTATTACTAAGTGGCTTACTGTTGCTAATCGGAAATATACTTTGCGCACAAATATCAAACGATACTTTGGATATAAACGGTCATGCAGATTGTACAACTCGTTTGAGCATTGAAACACGAAAAACAATTGGTCCAACAACAAGTCCTAATGGACATGGCGAAGTCTTGGAGTTTAGTAGAAACGATTCAAAGAGTTTGCATTTTATGGAGCGTGAGAATCACACCGTTTGGTATGAATTTGAAACAAAAACAGGAGGGCACTTAACATTTGAAATAGAGCCTTTGGATAGCTTAAATGATTATGATTTTGCTTTATACAAATACACAGATGATAATTTTTGTGCCAATGTTCGGAATAAAACAATTTTGCCAATTCGAACTAATTTTTCTCGGAATAAACCCGCTATAGGAAGTAGGACAGGGCTAGATATGGAAAGCGAGGAAATGTTGGTAACTTCTGGGATTAACGCGGCGTATGCTCAATCTGTTGTTGTAAAACCCAAAGAAAAATATGTACTGTTAGTCAATAATGTTTATGGCAATGGCAAAGGGCATTGGCTGCATTTCGATTACAGTATTAATATGGAGTTGACAGGACAAGTTGTTCAAGTAGATGGAGCGGGGAGCTTGGATGCCAATATTACTTTGACGAATACTAAAACGGGTCTTGTTATTGCCGAAACAACAGCAGACTCTATGACTGGAGCGTATCAACTAATGTTTGATCTGCCCAAAAGCCAGATGAATGACCTATTGCATTTAGAGGTGAGCAAGGAGGGGTACTTCTTTTATGATACACTCATGACGGCGTTTAAAATTAAAACCAAAATGAGAAATATTCAATTAAAAACACCCATTCGAAGATTAAAAAAAGGAACTAAGTTTGTTGTTAGCAATATCTTGTTTTACGGTGGTTCGCCCAAGCCACTGCCGAAGTCTATGCCCACACTCAAGGCATTGTATAAAATGATGCAACGCAATAAAAAGTTGAAAATAAAAATTGAAGGACATACGAATGGTTGTCTAGATGGAGAAGTGTTTTCTCAAGAGTTATCAGATGCTAGAGCAGCTACCGTAGCAACATTTTTAATTGATTATAAAATTAACCCCAAACGTTTGGATTCAGTTGGCTATGGATGTAAAAGAATGTTACACGATATTCATGGTAAATTTGCGTATTTAAATCGACGAGTGGAAATTGAAATTGTGAGTTTTTGA